A window of Rhizobium sp. CIAT894 contains these coding sequences:
- a CDS encoding pectate lyase — protein MCGVDGQRPIDFDRTSRFDLESGCLGGSNSADTDFTAIRTRKVSPFEDFSGNPPTLTSYVPKSRETSENGMDSDPKDLLRKHINWQSDSKKVDPSDEKQATTLQTTTEKPDLSKEGSVIVVNEPIVVDGGVFDGKGATYTASSKLGDGGQSETQSPLFILKNGATLKNVNLGENGADGIHVYGGATLENVNWQNVGEDALTVKSAGDVTIIGGSAKGATDKIFQINADTRFYLKDFVADGFTTLVRTNGGKQIDADVTIDGGAFSHGSNVFRTDSSLASVTFLSDITLDDVKNWTRVGDNQSGV, from the coding sequence ATGTGTGGCGTAGATGGACAAAGGCCCATAGACTTCGACAGAACCTCCCGTTTCGACCTTGAGTCCGGTTGCCTTGGCGGCAGCAATAGTGCCGACACGGATTTCACCGCCATCCGAACCCGCAAGGTCTCGCCCTTCGAAGATTTCTCCGGCAACCCGCCGACGCTGACCTCCTATGTGCCGAAGTCGCGGGAAACGTCGGAAAACGGCATGGATTCCGACCCCAAGGATCTGCTGCGCAAGCACATCAACTGGCAATCCGACTCCAAGAAGGTGGATCCATCCGACGAGAAACAGGCCACGACTTTGCAGACCACGACGGAAAAACCCGACCTCTCGAAAGAGGGCAGCGTCATCGTCGTCAACGAGCCGATCGTCGTGGATGGCGGCGTGTTCGACGGCAAGGGGGCGACCTATACGGCCTCTTCCAAGCTCGGCGATGGCGGCCAGTCCGAAACCCAATCGCCGCTGTTCATTCTCAAGAACGGCGCGACGCTCAAGAATGTCAATCTCGGCGAGAATGGCGCCGACGGAATCCACGTCTATGGCGGCGCGACGCTCGAAAACGTCAATTGGCAGAATGTCGGCGAGGATGCGCTGACGGTAAAAAGCGCCGGCGACGTCACTATTATCGGTGGCTCCGCCAAGGGCGCGACCGACAAGATCTTCCAGATCAATGCCGACACGAGGTTCTATCTGAAGGATTTCGTCGCTGACGGCTTTACCACGCTCGTGCGCACCAACGGCGGCAAGCAGATCGACGCCGACGTCACCATCGATGGCGGGGCGTTCTCCCACGGCAGCAACGTCTTCCGCACCGATAGCTCACTTGCCAGCGTGACGTTCCTCTCCGATATCACGCTGGACGATGTGAAGAACTGGACGCGTGTAGGTGACAACCAATCGGGCGTCTGA
- a CDS encoding FliI/YscN family ATPase, with the protein MVDALLRMERRLEQTDVRRQSGRVKSVSGLLVRALIPSVRIGELCELHEPGRGRIGLADVVGIDGETALLSLHGETRGISQRTEIVPTGREPAVSVGNFLLGAIVDAHGNILRPSANPAGEDARFLQPLYGQPVDPLSRRPIRQPFTSGIAALDGLLTCGQGQRIGIFGAPGAGKSTLVSQIVANNKADVIVCALVGERGREVGEFVAGNMPEGVPSNVALVVATSDRPALERFKAVMTATAIAEYFREQGKHVLLVIDSVTRMARALREVGLAAGEPPVRRGFPPSVFAVLPQIFERAGNSANGMMTAFYTVLVEGEEQDDPIAEETRSLLDGHIVLSDKIARAGNFPAIDVLASRSRTMSAVVSESHRQAADRLRALLALYDEVELLIRVGEYRQGRDAAVDEAVAKHGLIQRFLFDGQRKPQPFGAIVEALEELVR; encoded by the coding sequence ATGGTTGACGCGTTGCTTCGGATGGAGCGGAGACTCGAACAAACGGACGTGCGGCGGCAGAGCGGCCGCGTAAAGAGTGTTTCGGGCCTGCTGGTGCGGGCGCTCATCCCCTCGGTCAGGATCGGCGAGCTTTGTGAACTGCATGAGCCGGGCCGAGGTCGCATCGGCCTTGCCGATGTCGTCGGCATCGACGGCGAGACGGCGCTTCTCTCGCTTCACGGCGAAACCCGCGGCATCTCCCAGCGCACGGAAATCGTCCCGACCGGCCGGGAACCGGCCGTCTCCGTCGGCAATTTCCTGCTCGGCGCGATCGTCGACGCACACGGCAATATCCTGCGTCCCTCCGCCAACCCCGCCGGCGAGGACGCGCGTTTCCTGCAACCGCTCTATGGCCAGCCGGTCGATCCTCTGTCGCGGCGCCCCATCCGCCAGCCGTTTACCTCGGGGATTGCCGCCCTGGACGGATTGCTGACCTGCGGCCAGGGCCAGCGCATCGGTATTTTCGGCGCGCCTGGCGCCGGCAAGTCGACGCTGGTGTCCCAGATCGTCGCCAACAACAAGGCCGATGTGATCGTCTGCGCCCTGGTGGGCGAACGCGGACGCGAGGTCGGCGAATTCGTTGCCGGCAACATGCCGGAAGGCGTCCCCTCGAATGTGGCGCTGGTTGTCGCCACATCCGATCGCCCGGCGCTGGAGCGGTTCAAGGCGGTGATGACGGCAACGGCGATCGCCGAATATTTTCGCGAGCAGGGAAAACACGTGCTGCTCGTCATCGACAGCGTCACCCGCATGGCCCGCGCCTTGCGCGAAGTCGGGCTTGCCGCCGGTGAACCGCCGGTGCGGCGCGGCTTTCCGCCTTCCGTATTCGCCGTCCTGCCGCAAATCTTCGAGCGCGCCGGCAACAGCGCAAACGGCATGATGACGGCTTTCTATACGGTGCTCGTCGAAGGCGAAGAGCAAGACGATCCGATTGCCGAAGAAACCAGATCGCTGCTGGACGGCCATATCGTGCTCTCCGACAAGATTGCCAGGGCGGGCAATTTTCCGGCGATCGATGTGCTGGCCAGCCGAAGCCGGACGATGAGCGCAGTGGTGAGCGAGAGCCATCGCCAGGCAGCCGACAGGCTGCGCGCCCTGCTGGCCCTCTATGACGAAGTGGAACTGCTGATCCGCGTCGGCGAATATCGCCAGGGGCGCGATGCCGCCGTCGACGAGGCCGTCGCCAAACACGGGCTCATCCAGCGCTTCTTGTTTGACGGCCAGCGCAAGCCGCAGCCATTCGGCGCGATCGTCGAAGCGCTCGAGGAGCTTGTCCGATGA
- the sctJ gene encoding type III secretion inner membrane ring lipoprotein SctJ, whose product MNIMITSALARSPITSPARKVLPKAAMLALCLFLAACSQDVLTGLDQRDALDAQVLLERAGISVTMKSEKGGTYAIAAETADHARAIELLAGAGLPRQSFGNVAELFPGNGFLVTPYEQKARMSYAIEQQLAETLSGLDGVATARVHVVLPEENGRGLIKEKARAAAVLQYRPGANLNEIDMKSRSVLVNSIRDLSYEDVSVVVSPWSEVGAPAAPAATVTPAPAAAPFSMVQSALSAFKAPNLAMIGAIILAIGACLLLLLPQRKER is encoded by the coding sequence GTGAATATCATGATCACATCGGCCCTTGCGAGATCACCGATCACTTCGCCCGCGCGCAAAGTCCTTCCGAAGGCCGCCATGCTCGCCCTCTGCCTGTTCCTCGCCGCCTGCAGCCAGGACGTGCTGACGGGACTCGATCAGCGCGATGCGCTGGATGCTCAGGTCCTGCTCGAACGCGCCGGCATCTCCGTCACCATGAAGAGCGAAAAGGGCGGGACCTATGCGATCGCCGCTGAAACAGCCGATCATGCCCGGGCGATCGAGTTGCTGGCGGGCGCCGGTCTGCCGCGTCAGTCGTTCGGAAATGTCGCCGAACTCTTTCCCGGCAACGGCTTCCTTGTGACGCCTTACGAACAAAAAGCCCGGATGAGCTACGCCATCGAGCAGCAGCTTGCCGAAACGCTTTCGGGGCTTGACGGCGTGGCGACGGCGCGCGTCCATGTGGTGCTGCCGGAGGAAAACGGCCGCGGGCTCATCAAGGAAAAGGCGAGGGCGGCGGCCGTGCTGCAATATCGCCCCGGCGCCAATCTCAACGAGATCGACATGAAGAGCCGATCCGTTCTGGTCAACAGCATCCGCGACCTCTCATATGAAGATGTTTCGGTGGTGGTCAGCCCCTGGTCGGAGGTCGGCGCGCCGGCGGCCCCGGCGGCAACCGTGACGCCGGCACCCGCCGCAGCGCCATTCTCGATGGTGCAAAGCGCTCTCTCGGCTTTCAAGGCCCCCAATCTGGCCATGATCGGCGCAATTATCCTCGCCATCGGGGCATGCCTGCTGCTGCTGTTGCCGCAGCGGAAGGAGCGCTGA
- the sctQ gene encoding type III secretion system cytoplasmic ring protein SctQ: protein MNIAAPAWPRSSMAESFFSRSGTTMRAAWQVLVREQTLSVRPLSPDIAAARIADPVGLLCRVGERDQMLIASAGALRLLAERLEPLILWEKLSPHEQAAVVEHQFTEAFEAIENKIGISLSLLQIGAEPQPDFSGNFGFEIGWSGMSLPLSGHFDETFLAGLVGWASRLPRRTLNALTTTVSIRRGYAVLSVGEIQSLRLGDGIVIDGGTPETVIAITGERYLATCMRSDKGAVLTEPLLSTPTGPMRHFMTNDTVDQELQGEPRPSPVDSIPIKLVFDAGRLELPLRTLETIGEGYVFNLDRPLSDAVDIIAQGRIIGRGEIISVDGWSAVRVTALHD, encoded by the coding sequence ATGAACATCGCCGCGCCCGCATGGCCCCGCTCATCGATGGCCGAGAGCTTCTTTTCCCGTTCCGGCACGACGATGCGCGCCGCCTGGCAAGTTCTGGTCCGGGAGCAGACGCTTTCCGTTCGCCCGCTGTCCCCCGATATCGCAGCTGCGCGGATCGCCGATCCGGTCGGTCTTCTCTGCCGCGTCGGCGAGCGGGATCAGATGCTGATTGCTTCGGCCGGAGCATTGCGGTTGCTGGCCGAAAGGCTTGAACCGCTGATCCTCTGGGAAAAACTGTCGCCGCATGAACAGGCGGCGGTGGTCGAACATCAGTTCACCGAGGCCTTCGAGGCAATCGAGAACAAGATCGGCATCAGCCTGTCGCTGCTGCAGATCGGTGCAGAGCCGCAGCCGGATTTCAGCGGCAATTTCGGCTTCGAAATCGGCTGGAGCGGCATGAGCCTGCCCTTGAGCGGCCATTTCGATGAAACCTTCCTTGCCGGCCTCGTCGGCTGGGCAAGCCGCCTGCCGCGCCGCACGCTCAATGCCCTGACGACGACCGTTAGCATCCGGCGCGGTTATGCCGTGCTGTCGGTCGGTGAGATCCAATCCCTGCGATTGGGGGACGGCATCGTCATCGATGGGGGGACGCCGGAAACCGTGATCGCGATCACGGGTGAACGTTACCTTGCAACCTGCATGCGCTCGGACAAAGGCGCGGTCCTCACCGAGCCGCTCCTGTCGACGCCAACCGGACCAATGAGGCATTTCATGACGAATGACACCGTCGATCAGGAATTGCAGGGCGAGCCGCGTCCATCGCCTGTCGACAGCATCCCGATCAAGCTGGTCTTCGATGCCGGACGGCTGGAGTTGCCGCTGCGCACACTCGAGACGATCGGCGAGGGCTATGTGTTCAACCTCGACAGGCCATTGTCGGACGCCGTCGATATCATCGCCCAGGGTCGCATTATCGGACGGGGCGAAATCATTTCCGTGGATGGGTGGAGCGCCGTTCGCGTCACGGCGCTGCACGACTGA
- a CDS encoding flagellar biosynthetic protein FliQ, which produces MGEDQVAAEIGMSVMATFALAGPILGLAALLGLIIAIFQAATQIQEQTIAQIVKIFVISITLLLFGRVLATPLIEHSVHILNDFPTMVQ; this is translated from the coding sequence ATGGGTGAAGACCAGGTCGCAGCCGAAATCGGCATGTCCGTCATGGCGACCTTCGCCTTGGCCGGCCCCATTCTGGGCCTGGCCGCGCTTCTCGGGCTGATCATCGCCATTTTCCAGGCGGCAACGCAAATCCAGGAGCAGACCATCGCGCAGATCGTCAAGATTTTCGTGATCTCCATCACCCTGCTGCTGTTCGGCCGGGTGCTGGCAACGCCGCTGATCGAACATTCCGTTCATATCCTCAACGACTTCCCGACCATGGTTCAGTGA
- the sctL gene encoding type III secretion system stator protein SctL, with the protein MSSGFARHDRIIPAESFGQIREAAQILEAARHDAAQSQATLAAASEQAAQNGYRDGFEQGVRDAAARLAASLGKAEQEIANLDSWVEAVVLKSVGLILGSMEADERTRRLVRHAISQTAEAQEIALHVAPDDAAMIARAIADIDHRITIATDPLMSAGEIILETSAGRSQIGLKDQLATVIEALVHG; encoded by the coding sequence ATGAGCTCCGGATTTGCACGCCACGACCGCATCATTCCGGCGGAGAGTTTCGGCCAGATCAGAGAGGCGGCGCAAATTCTGGAGGCTGCCCGCCACGACGCCGCCCAATCGCAGGCGACACTTGCCGCCGCCAGCGAGCAGGCCGCCCAAAACGGCTATCGCGACGGGTTCGAACAGGGCGTTCGCGATGCCGCCGCACGGCTTGCCGCCTCACTCGGAAAAGCCGAACAGGAAATTGCCAATCTCGACAGCTGGGTCGAGGCGGTGGTTCTGAAATCGGTCGGATTGATCCTCGGATCGATGGAGGCCGACGAGCGCACGAGGCGATTGGTCCGCCACGCCATATCCCAGACCGCTGAGGCCCAGGAGATCGCCCTGCATGTCGCCCCCGACGATGCCGCCATGATCGCCCGGGCAATTGCGGATATCGATCACCGCATCACTATCGCGACGGATCCGCTGATGTCTGCCGGCGAGATCATTCTGGAGACGTCGGCGGGACGCAGCCAGATCGGCTTGAAAGACCAGCTCGCCACCGTGATCGAGGCCCTCGTCCATGGTTGA
- a CDS encoding helix-turn-helix transcriptional regulator — protein sequence MKRYAAAQVRTSRPAQAEQSNVARELVHPVDRHVGQQIRMRRMQSNVSLGDLGAGIGVSLQQVQKYESGKNRVSASMLYELANCLKIPVSRFFEGLPDPETTQGQQIITEIDEKIAYISTAEGRRLIDDVLLLSPRVRSRVVALVSSIVDEEMEEQKPVGSSAGS from the coding sequence ATGAAGCGCTATGCAGCAGCACAGGTCCGGACTTCGAGGCCTGCGCAAGCCGAACAGTCGAATGTAGCGCGCGAGTTGGTGCATCCAGTTGATCGGCATGTCGGACAGCAAATCCGTATGCGCCGAATGCAGTCGAATGTATCCCTAGGGGATCTCGGCGCCGGCATCGGGGTCAGTTTGCAGCAGGTACAAAAATATGAAAGCGGTAAGAACCGCGTCAGCGCTTCGATGCTCTACGAGCTTGCCAATTGCCTCAAGATCCCTGTTTCGAGGTTTTTCGAAGGTCTTCCAGATCCCGAAACCACTCAGGGCCAGCAAATCATAACAGAGATCGATGAGAAGATTGCCTACATTTCCACGGCGGAGGGACGGCGTCTGATAGACGACGTTTTGCTCCTTTCTCCGCGTGTGCGCAGCCGGGTCGTTGCCCTCGTCAGCTCGATTGTCGATGAAGAGATGGAAGAACAGAAGCCGGTTGGTTCATCTGCTGGTTCTTAG
- a CDS encoding flagellar biosynthetic protein FliR codes for MGPDHLPLVGIEVAAPAAAMLGAARALGILLIFPIFSLFSIVGILRFGLAIGLSAPSVAFAYSVLAIGDTSWFDLAALSMKELCFGALIGMGLGIPFWAAQAAGDMTDVYRGANAANLFDQINALETAPLGSLMMSIALVIFVSAGGIIDLVAIFYKSFEFWPLFKLMPAMPDDPLDMILGVFGRLFKAAGLLAAPFMIVTCALELSLAFVGRSSKQFPLNDSLPAIKNFAVVVILVIYTAFISSYFHDLWIDGFNEVKAMLEVTHGQK; via the coding sequence ATGGGGCCGGATCATCTTCCGCTCGTCGGCATCGAGGTCGCGGCACCGGCCGCGGCGATGCTCGGCGCCGCCCGCGCGCTCGGGATCCTGCTGATCTTCCCGATCTTCTCGCTGTTCAGCATCGTCGGTATCTTACGTTTCGGCCTGGCAATCGGCCTTTCGGCGCCCTCCGTCGCCTTCGCCTATTCGGTGCTGGCTATCGGAGATACGTCCTGGTTCGATCTGGCCGCCCTTTCGATGAAGGAACTTTGCTTCGGGGCGCTCATCGGCATGGGGCTCGGCATTCCCTTCTGGGCGGCCCAGGCGGCGGGTGATATGACCGATGTCTATCGCGGCGCCAATGCCGCCAATCTCTTCGACCAGATCAACGCGCTGGAAACCGCGCCGCTCGGCTCGCTGATGATGTCGATCGCCCTGGTGATTTTCGTCAGCGCCGGCGGCATCATCGATCTGGTCGCGATTTTCTACAAGTCGTTCGAGTTCTGGCCGCTCTTCAAGCTCATGCCCGCCATGCCCGACGATCCGCTCGACATGATCCTCGGTGTATTCGGCCGGCTGTTCAAAGCGGCCGGATTGCTTGCCGCCCCGTTCATGATCGTCACCTGCGCGCTCGAATTGTCGCTGGCCTTCGTTGGCCGCTCGTCGAAACAATTCCCGCTGAACGATAGCCTGCCGGCCATCAAGAACTTCGCGGTCGTGGTCATTCTCGTCATCTACACGGCCTTCATCTCCAGCTATTTCCACGATCTCTGGATCGATGGATTCAACGAGGTGAAAGCCATGCTGGAGGTGACCCATGGCCAAAAATGA
- a CDS encoding helix-turn-helix transcriptional regulator: MPTPHNPPAAVRRALRKLGADIHDARRRRRLPMAVVAERAFTSRSTLQKIEAGDTNVSIGIYAGVLQALGLLDGLSQVADIGNDSVGQSLANAELPKHAHPRRSPGSSRDG, from the coding sequence ATTCCGACACCTCACAACCCTCCGGCCGCTGTGCGGCGCGCGCTGCGCAAACTGGGCGCAGACATCCACGACGCACGTCGACGTCGCCGCCTGCCTATGGCGGTAGTAGCCGAACGTGCCTTCACCTCACGCTCAACGCTTCAAAAGATCGAGGCCGGCGACACCAATGTCAGCATCGGCATCTATGCAGGCGTCCTCCAGGCACTCGGCCTGCTAGATGGGCTGAGCCAAGTCGCCGACATCGGTAACGACAGCGTCGGCCAGTCTCTGGCCAATGCAGAGTTGCCCAAGCACGCTCACCCAAGGCGATCACCGGGATCGTCACGCGATGGCTGA
- a CDS encoding DUF4334 domain-containing protein, with protein sequence MDRQSPIDGASFDGVLEDLGWFGKRFTPDMRADVLLFRAGDRRLVAVDPKWIPLRLTLRFYKIDRTRLASNQVFLSPAPAAGEGPVASLKAMMFGCVKSAAMVYDDQPIVDHFRRIDAERIMGAKFRSAQVRHEPSRRQFLMSSSKGHIMLKYKRNRCAAPTLSSPH encoded by the coding sequence ATGGATAGACAGTCGCCAATCGACGGGGCATCGTTCGATGGTGTGCTCGAAGATCTTGGCTGGTTCGGCAAACGGTTCACGCCGGACATGCGCGCCGATGTGCTGCTGTTTCGAGCGGGAGACCGGCGGCTGGTTGCCGTGGATCCCAAATGGATCCCGCTTCGGCTAACGTTGCGTTTTTATAAGATCGACAGGACGCGTTTGGCAAGCAACCAAGTTTTCCTATCTCCAGCGCCGGCTGCGGGCGAGGGCCCGGTCGCGTCTTTGAAGGCCATGATGTTCGGCTGCGTCAAGAGCGCGGCCATGGTCTATGACGATCAACCCATCGTCGACCATTTCCGGCGGATCGACGCCGAGAGGATCATGGGCGCGAAATTTCGCTCTGCGCAAGTAAGGCACGAACCGTCGAGACGGCAGTTCCTAATGAGCTCATCGAAAGGTCATATCATGCTGAAATACAAGCGTAACCGGTGTGCCGCTCCCACGTTGTCCTCGCCGCATTGA
- a CDS encoding flagellar biosynthesis protein FlhA: protein MKVRSSAIAMLAQRTDMLLAVFFASVVTMLVLPLPTIVLDVLIAFNLSFAFVVLITTTYLKSVLEISTFPAVILIGTLFRLALTISSTRLVLADADAGEIIMAFGDFVVAGNVVVGLIIFLIVALVQFIVVTKGAERIAEVGARFTLDAMPGKQLAIDSDLRNGHITTEAAQKRRSRLEQESQFFGAMDGAMRFVKGDAVAGLVIVAVNLIGGLAIGIFQKGLSFAEAAHLYTLLSIGDGLVSQIPSILMAVSAGIVVTRVSDDGNGSLGSDIGRELFREPRALAIAAALTICAGFVPGFPTGVLGAIGLCLAGLAFMVHRRRAGPAAAGSANAVEGANSYPLDRTKYGDPVIATVAVETLARLEAMRLGEMLDGRIRMAARAVGVSVTVPTFNADPRMAEDLIHLQVENVPAGLVSCDPERTAEQIADDIVRIVRRHIGALFSVDDAAQWLGSLEPRLGKLAIDVASQVPLMLTVAVVRRLLDSGVTLSQPRGLLEVMLHAGTDHAPDTLAEMARAALVKQIAFGLLDRRGLLPALVLPAEWNHFIRSYDAAGATEKIEIAERLRLLAEKARQALEDANERGYDPVIIVPGEWRLLTQTLMIHHNCRIPVLAAEEIDRDITIETIGEIGQIRNAAGSKQRPG, encoded by the coding sequence ATGAAGGTAAGGTCATCCGCCATCGCCATGCTTGCGCAACGCACCGATATGCTGCTTGCGGTGTTTTTCGCCTCCGTCGTGACGATGCTGGTGCTGCCGCTTCCGACAATCGTTCTGGACGTGCTGATCGCTTTCAATCTCTCCTTCGCTTTCGTGGTGCTGATCACCACGACCTATCTGAAGAGCGTGCTTGAAATCTCGACCTTTCCCGCGGTCATTCTGATCGGCACGCTGTTCCGCCTGGCCTTGACGATTTCCTCGACCCGGCTCGTGCTGGCGGACGCCGATGCCGGCGAGATCATCATGGCCTTCGGCGATTTCGTCGTTGCGGGAAATGTCGTCGTCGGGCTGATCATTTTCCTGATCGTGGCGCTGGTGCAGTTCATCGTGGTGACGAAGGGCGCCGAGCGCATCGCCGAGGTCGGCGCCCGTTTCACGCTCGACGCCATGCCGGGCAAGCAGCTCGCCATCGACAGCGACCTGCGTAACGGCCATATCACCACGGAAGCCGCGCAGAAGCGCCGGTCGCGCCTCGAACAGGAGAGCCAGTTCTTCGGGGCGATGGACGGCGCGATGCGCTTCGTCAAGGGCGATGCGGTCGCAGGATTGGTGATCGTCGCCGTCAATCTCATCGGCGGCCTGGCGATCGGTATCTTCCAGAAGGGCCTGAGCTTTGCCGAGGCCGCCCATCTCTATACGCTGCTGTCGATCGGCGACGGTCTGGTGTCGCAGATTCCGTCCATTCTGATGGCAGTCTCGGCCGGTATCGTCGTGACCCGCGTGTCCGATGACGGCAACGGCAGTCTCGGCAGCGATATCGGCCGCGAACTCTTCCGGGAGCCCCGTGCATTGGCGATTGCGGCGGCGCTGACGATCTGCGCGGGCTTCGTGCCGGGATTTCCCACAGGCGTGCTCGGCGCGATCGGCCTGTGTCTGGCGGGCCTTGCCTTCATGGTGCATCGCCGGCGCGCCGGCCCGGCCGCGGCCGGATCGGCGAATGCCGTGGAAGGCGCCAATTCCTATCCGCTCGACAGGACGAAATATGGCGATCCCGTCATCGCCACCGTCGCGGTGGAAACGCTGGCGCGGCTTGAGGCGATGCGGCTCGGCGAAATGCTGGACGGGCGGATCCGCATGGCGGCGCGCGCCGTCGGCGTCTCCGTGACGGTGCCGACGTTCAACGCCGATCCCCGCATGGCCGAGGATCTGATCCATCTTCAGGTCGAAAACGTGCCCGCCGGTCTCGTCAGCTGCGATCCTGAACGGACGGCCGAACAGATTGCCGACGACATCGTGCGCATCGTCCGCCGCCATATCGGCGCCCTGTTCAGCGTCGACGACGCGGCACAATGGCTGGGCAGCCTTGAACCGCGTCTCGGCAAACTGGCGATCGACGTCGCCAGCCAGGTGCCGCTGATGCTGACGGTCGCGGTCGTCAGACGCCTGCTGGATTCCGGCGTGACGCTTTCCCAGCCGCGCGGACTGCTGGAAGTGATGCTGCACGCCGGCACCGATCACGCGCCGGATACTCTGGCCGAAATGGCGCGCGCCGCGCTGGTCAAGCAGATCGCCTTCGGGCTTCTCGACCGGCGCGGATTGCTGCCGGCGCTGGTGCTTCCCGCCGAATGGAACCACTTCATCCGGTCCTATGACGCCGCTGGAGCGACCGAGAAGATCGAAATAGCCGAAAGACTGCGCCTGCTGGCCGAGAAAGCCAGACAGGCTCTCGAGGATGCCAACGAGCGGGGATACGATCCCGTCATCATCGTGCCGGGCGAATGGCGCCTGCTCACCCAGACGCTGATGATCCACCACAACTGCCGCATTCCGGTGCTGGCGGCGGAGGAGATCGACAGGGACATAACGATCGAAACCATCGGAGAGATCGGGCAAATCCGGAACGCTGCCGGCTCCAAACAGAGGCCGGGCTAA
- a CDS encoding EscU/YscU/HrcU family type III secretion system export apparatus switch protein — protein sequence MAKNDDTEEKTLPPSRVKLDRLRREGQVPRSKEIPVAISVLAIAVYVTWGLPDILEDFTRSFDSGLQSAARADLSDAVTVGLSETGVALLDLIWLPLAMGLAATILVSILDGQGFPVSFKHMSFDFTRLNPFEGIKRLFSLASIAEFVKGLVKFVLLATAGGGAILYFLNSIFWSPLCGEACTLSTTAHLLGSILVIAAGIMVAAAFFDIRISRALFRHEHRMTKTEARREYKDTQGDPKLKSARRQIGAEMRSSPPRRQGPGRR from the coding sequence ATGGCCAAAAATGACGATACCGAGGAAAAAACCCTGCCGCCGAGCCGGGTGAAGCTCGATCGGCTCCGGCGCGAGGGCCAGGTTCCCCGCTCGAAGGAAATCCCGGTTGCGATCTCCGTTCTTGCCATCGCCGTCTACGTCACCTGGGGCTTGCCTGATATCCTCGAGGATTTCACCCGCAGTTTCGATAGCGGCCTGCAGTCCGCCGCGCGGGCCGACCTCTCCGACGCCGTCACTGTCGGCTTGAGCGAAACCGGCGTGGCGCTGCTCGATCTCATCTGGCTGCCGCTTGCCATGGGTCTTGCCGCGACCATCCTGGTGTCGATCCTCGACGGGCAGGGGTTTCCCGTATCGTTCAAACATATGAGCTTCGATTTCACCCGGCTCAATCCGTTCGAGGGCATCAAGAGGCTTTTTTCGCTCGCGAGCATCGCCGAGTTCGTCAAGGGGCTCGTCAAGTTTGTCCTGCTCGCCACCGCCGGCGGCGGTGCGATCCTCTATTTCCTCAACAGCATCTTCTGGTCGCCTCTTTGCGGAGAAGCATGCACGCTCTCCACGACAGCCCATCTCCTCGGCTCGATCCTCGTCATTGCCGCCGGCATCATGGTGGCGGCGGCGTTTTTCGATATCCGCATTTCGCGCGCGTTGTTCAGGCACGAACACCGCATGACCAAGACCGAGGCGCGGCGCGAATACAAGGATACCCAGGGCGATCCGAAGCTGAAATCGGCGCGCCGGCAAATCGGCGCGGAAATGCGCAGCAGCCCGCCGCGCAGGCAAGGACCAGGCCGGCGATGA
- the sctR gene encoding type III secretion system export apparatus subunit SctR, whose protein sequence is MEQSFPLAQSLAAMAAISMLPVIAVIATSFTKISVVLLIVRNAIGIQQTPPNLLVFAIAIVLSAFVMNPVLQNSWQLLLAHSGDFGTVSGMADGMIKVAAPLKDFMLKFSDAEVRDFFVQASQKIWANAPATPIASDDITVLTPSFLVSELTRAFEIGFLIYLPFLMIDFAVSAILVALGMQMMSPTVVSTPLKLLLFVSIDGWRRLLEGLVLSYAQ, encoded by the coding sequence ATGGAACAGAGCTTTCCTCTTGCCCAGAGCCTCGCGGCAATGGCGGCGATCTCGATGCTGCCGGTCATTGCCGTGATCGCAACCTCCTTCACCAAGATTTCAGTCGTCCTGCTGATCGTGCGCAATGCGATCGGCATCCAGCAGACGCCGCCGAATCTCCTGGTCTTTGCGATTGCCATCGTGCTCTCGGCCTTCGTGATGAACCCGGTGCTGCAAAACAGCTGGCAATTGCTGCTCGCCCATAGCGGCGATTTCGGCACGGTCAGTGGCATGGCGGACGGCATGATCAAAGTGGCGGCGCCGCTGAAGGATTTCATGCTGAAATTTTCCGACGCCGAGGTGCGCGACTTTTTCGTGCAGGCGTCGCAGAAGATCTGGGCAAACGCGCCGGCAACTCCCATTGCCTCCGACGACATAACCGTGCTGACGCCGAGCTTCCTCGTTTCGGAACTGACGCGGGCCTTTGAAATCGGATTTCTGATCTATCTGCCCTTCCTGATGATCGACTTCGCCGTCTCCGCCATTCTGGTGGCGCTCGGCATGCAGATGATGTCCCCGACCGTGGTGTCGACACCGCTGAAGCTGCTGCTGTTCGTCTCGATCGACGGCTGGCGGCGATTGCTGGAAGGTCTGGTGCTGTCCTATGCGCAGTGA